The Paraburkholderia acidisoli genome contains a region encoding:
- a CDS encoding UbiD family decarboxylase: MKYKDLRDFVGRLETLGELRRVPQAVSPVLEMTELCDRVLRAGGPALLFENRATHAFPVLGNLFGTPRRVALGMGIDANVGKPGDDANGAALESLRDVGRLLSALKEPEPPRGLKDAGKLFTLAKAVWDMAPKTVSAPPCQEIVWEGDDVDLAKLPIQTCWPGDAGPLVTWGLTVTRGPNKSRQNLGIYRQQLIGRNKLIMRWLAHRGGALDFREFALRNPGKPYPVAVVLGADPATILGAVTPVPDTLSEYQFAGLLRGSRTELAKCITPGVDTLQVPARAEIVLEGFIYPQDGAPGPAPAGAPPRPAKGASAAYEHALEGPYGDHTGYYNEQEWFPVFTVERITLRRDAIYHSTYTGKPPDEPAVLGVALNEVFVPLLQKQFPEITDFYLPPEGCSYRMAIVQMKKSYPGHAKRVMFGVWSFLRQFMYTKFIVVVDDDVNIRDWKEVIWAITTRIDPARDTVLVENTPIDYLDFASPVAGLGSKMGLDATNKWPGETDREWGRAIEMSADVKTRVDRLYDELGF, translated from the coding sequence ATGAAATATAAAGATCTGCGCGACTTCGTCGGTCGCCTGGAGACGCTCGGCGAATTGCGCCGCGTCCCGCAAGCCGTCTCCCCGGTTCTGGAAATGACCGAGCTTTGCGATCGCGTCTTGCGCGCGGGCGGCCCGGCCCTGCTGTTCGAGAACCGCGCCACGCATGCGTTTCCGGTGCTCGGCAATCTGTTCGGCACACCTCGGCGTGTGGCGCTCGGCATGGGTATCGACGCGAACGTTGGCAAACCGGGCGACGACGCCAACGGTGCGGCGCTCGAGTCGCTGCGCGACGTGGGCCGTCTGCTGTCGGCGCTCAAGGAACCCGAACCGCCGCGCGGCTTGAAGGATGCGGGCAAGCTGTTCACGCTCGCCAAAGCCGTTTGGGATATGGCACCCAAAACGGTGAGCGCCCCGCCTTGCCAGGAGATCGTCTGGGAAGGCGACGATGTCGACCTCGCAAAATTGCCGATTCAGACCTGCTGGCCCGGCGACGCCGGACCGCTTGTGACATGGGGTTTGACCGTCACGCGCGGCCCGAACAAGAGCCGCCAAAATCTCGGCATTTACCGCCAGCAGCTCATCGGCCGTAACAAACTCATCATGCGCTGGCTCGCGCATCGCGGCGGCGCGCTCGATTTTCGCGAGTTCGCGCTGCGTAATCCAGGCAAGCCGTACCCGGTGGCCGTGGTGCTCGGCGCCGATCCGGCCACCATTCTCGGCGCCGTCACGCCGGTGCCGGACACGCTCTCCGAATACCAGTTCGCGGGCCTGCTGCGCGGCAGCCGCACGGAACTCGCAAAGTGCATCACGCCCGGCGTGGATACCTTGCAGGTGCCCGCGCGCGCCGAGATCGTGCTCGAAGGCTTCATCTATCCGCAGGACGGCGCGCCCGGTCCAGCGCCCGCGGGTGCGCCGCCGCGCCCGGCGAAAGGCGCGAGCGCGGCGTACGAACACGCGCTCGAAGGCCCGTACGGCGATCACACCGGCTATTACAACGAGCAGGAGTGGTTTCCCGTGTTCACGGTCGAGCGCATCACCCTGCGCCGCGACGCCATCTATCACTCGACCTATACCGGCAAGCCGCCCGACGAACCGGCCGTGCTCGGCGTCGCGCTCAACGAAGTGTTCGTGCCGCTGCTGCAAAAGCAGTTTCCCGAGATCACCGACTTCTATCTGCCGCCCGAAGGTTGCAGCTATCGCATGGCGATCGTGCAGATGAAGAAGAGCTATCCGGGCCACGCGAAGCGCGTGATGTTCGGTGTGTGGAGCTTCCTGCGCCAGTTCATGTATACGAAGTTCATTGTGGTCGTGGACGACGACGTCAACATCCGCGACTGGAAGGAAGTGATCTGGGCGATCACCACGCGTATCGATCCCGCGCGCGACACCGTGCTGGTCGAGAACACGCCCATCGACTATCTGGATTTCGCCTCGCCCGTGGCGGGACTCGGTTCGAAGATGGGACTCGACGCGACCAACAAGTGGCCGGGCGAAACGGACCGCGAATGGGGCCGCGCGATCGAGATGTCGGCCGACGTGAAAACGCGCGTCGACCGGCTTTACGACGAACTCGGCTTTTAA
- a CDS encoding YggT family protein has product MFGDIARFLLNTVFTLFGAALLLRAWLQYVRVPPYNPVTHAIQQVTNWLVLPLRHIVPGTRGVDWASVVGALISAIVFVLAMVWLAGVDPIGLLPTLLIVALLTLVKWALNLLIWLTILMALLSWLNPRSPAMPALFQLTAPFLNPLRRILPNLGGLDLSPILLFVIVQVLLMVVTRVAVSLTLFGI; this is encoded by the coding sequence ATGTTCGGCGATATCGCCCGCTTTCTGCTCAATACGGTCTTCACGCTGTTCGGCGCGGCGCTGCTGCTGCGCGCCTGGCTGCAATACGTGCGCGTGCCGCCGTACAACCCGGTGACCCATGCGATCCAGCAGGTCACCAACTGGCTCGTGCTGCCGCTGCGGCACATCGTTCCCGGCACGCGCGGCGTGGACTGGGCGAGCGTGGTCGGGGCGTTGATCTCGGCCATCGTGTTCGTGCTGGCGATGGTGTGGCTCGCGGGCGTCGATCCGATCGGTCTGCTGCCCACGCTGCTGATCGTCGCGCTGCTCACGCTGGTCAAGTGGGCGCTCAACCTGCTGATCTGGCTCACGATCCTGATGGCGCTGCTGTCGTGGCTCAATCCGCGCTCGCCCGCCATGCCGGCGCTGTTCCAGCTCACCGCGCCGTTCCTGAATCCGCTGCGCCGCATCCTGCCGAACCTGGGCGGCCTCGACCTCTCGCCGATCCTGCTGTTCGTGATCGTGCAGGTCCTGCTGATGGTGGTGACGCGCGTGGCGGTCTCGCTCACGCTGTTCGGGATTTGA
- a CDS encoding EthD family reductase has protein sequence MIKVSILYPYRENGRFDTEYYCTHHMPLAAKLFGSALKGWSVDIGVNAGPPGSPPPYVAVGHFLFETMDAFYAAFQPHADTLLDDIPNYTDGGNGRILISEIKVSV, from the coding sequence ATGATCAAGGTCAGCATCCTCTATCCGTATCGCGAAAACGGGCGCTTCGACACCGAGTACTACTGCACGCACCACATGCCGCTCGCGGCGAAGCTCTTCGGCAGCGCGCTCAAGGGCTGGTCGGTCGACATCGGCGTCAATGCGGGGCCGCCGGGCTCGCCGCCGCCTTACGTCGCGGTCGGACACTTCCTGTTCGAGACGATGGACGCGTTCTACGCGGCGTTCCAGCCGCACGCCGACACGCTGCTCGACGATATTCCCAATTACACCGACGGCGGAAACGGCCGCATCCTGATCAGCGAGATCAAGGTGTCGGTCTGA
- the trmB gene encoding tRNA (guanosine(46)-N7)-methyltransferase TrmB: protein MNHDPNDAVRPDCTPSNDAHDAAADAAAQAAQAAAPADDIIDEAIDEASDESGADGLRHRRIRSFVTRAGRVSTGQRRAMDEFGPRFVVPYAPQPADWNAVFGREAPRVLEIGFGMGASTAEIAALRPQDDFLGVEVHEPGVGALLKLIGEQNLTNIRIIQHDAVEVLEHMIAPASLDGVHIFFPDPWHKARHHKRRLIQPKFVAQLVAHLKPGAYLHCATDWQNYAEQMLEVLSAEPALENTAADYAPRPDYRPVTKFERRGLRLGHGVWDLVFRRRAD from the coding sequence ATGAATCACGATCCCAACGACGCAGTCCGTCCCGACTGCACGCCGTCCAACGACGCCCATGACGCCGCCGCGGACGCGGCCGCACAAGCTGCACAAGCCGCCGCCCCGGCCGACGACATCATCGACGAGGCCATCGACGAGGCCAGCGACGAATCCGGCGCGGATGGCCTGCGCCATCGCCGCATCCGCAGCTTCGTGACCCGCGCCGGCCGCGTCTCGACCGGCCAGCGCCGCGCCATGGACGAATTCGGCCCGCGCTTCGTCGTGCCCTACGCGCCGCAACCCGCCGACTGGAACGCGGTGTTCGGCCGTGAAGCGCCGCGCGTGCTGGAGATCGGTTTCGGCATGGGCGCGAGCACGGCCGAGATCGCCGCCTTGCGCCCGCAGGACGACTTTCTGGGCGTGGAGGTTCACGAGCCCGGCGTGGGCGCGTTGCTCAAGCTGATCGGCGAGCAGAACCTCACCAACATCCGCATCATCCAGCACGACGCGGTGGAAGTGCTCGAGCACATGATCGCGCCCGCCAGCCTCGACGGCGTGCACATCTTCTTCCCCGATCCGTGGCACAAGGCGCGTCATCACAAGCGCCGCCTGATCCAGCCGAAGTTCGTCGCGCAACTCGTCGCGCATCTGAAGCCGGGCGCGTACCTGCATTGCGCGACCGACTGGCAGAACTACGCCGAGCAGATGCTCGAAGTGCTCAGCGCCGAGCCCGCGCTCGAAAACACGGCCGCCGACTACGCGCCGCGCCCCGACTATCGTCCCGTGACGAAGTTCGAGCGCCGCGGGCTGCGTCTCGGTCATGGCGTGTGGGATCTGGTGTTCCGCCGCCGCGCGGACTGA
- a CDS encoding LysE family translocator: MPHVSLLSDGFFLSLSLCLDIGLVNVAILSLTLTHGFRPGFWLGLGSCFGDLIYAALALAGMAALLQFSAVRWIVWIGGSALLLLLTVKMAREALNPAAAPPVAGDADNTAPLPRPWRSFVRGVVLALSSPSAILWFAAVGGALIAKSGATSAAAAALFLIGFFAGGLGWTLFLCGLASHGRKRAGAGLLRVCHVFSALLFAYFSYSVIVQGYHDLLLPRAT, encoded by the coding sequence ATGCCTCACGTTTCCCTGCTGTCCGACGGCTTTTTCCTGTCGCTCTCGCTGTGCCTCGACATCGGTCTCGTCAATGTGGCGATCCTCTCGCTCACGCTCACGCACGGCTTCCGGCCGGGCTTCTGGCTCGGCCTCGGTTCGTGTTTCGGCGATCTGATCTATGCGGCGCTCGCGCTCGCGGGCATGGCCGCACTGCTGCAATTCTCCGCGGTGCGCTGGATCGTCTGGATCGGTGGATCGGCGCTCTTGTTGCTGCTCACCGTGAAGATGGCGCGCGAAGCGCTGAACCCGGCCGCCGCGCCGCCCGTGGCCGGCGACGCCGATAACACCGCGCCGTTGCCGCGACCCTGGCGCAGCTTCGTGCGCGGCGTCGTGCTCGCGCTCTCTTCGCCGAGCGCGATTCTGTGGTTCGCGGCCGTGGGCGGCGCGTTGATCGCGAAGTCGGGGGCCACGAGCGCGGCTGCGGCGGCGCTGTTTCTGATCGGCTTTTTCGCGGGCGGACTCGGCTGGACGTTGTTCCTCTGCGGCCTCGCGAGTCACGGCCGCAAGCGCGCGGGCGCCGGCTTGCTGCGCGTGTGCCACGTATTTTCGGCGCTGCTGTTCGCCTATTTTTCGTACAGCGTGATCGTGCAGGGTTACCACGATCTGCTTCTGCCACGCGCGACCTGA
- a CDS encoding lytic transglycosylase domain-containing protein, producing the protein MNTWLSWWRADERVALGLRALLRRGTRLSHHLFSIVGGCAVLLALAIWLLPTWRGTLAARMMPFVSAAVQAGPARLLQGNPLPSLAPPSTPDNEPLASNGNNADAGETPTVAPALVPDTGVTPQGSNGTVSRVASSVSNGGIATLDAVTLNGLDPRALPSVGSLARMIPAQRITPDARDDRVLVSAREQALVATYLSRRYRVAQEPVGELVKAAFDTGREVGLDPLLLLAVMAIESGFNPYAESGVGAQGLMQVMSKVHSDKFQYFGGQNAALDPLANIKVGALVLKDCIARGGSLPGGLRLYVGSTSPDDGGYGAKVMAERGRLRDVARGRNVPINAPQAPVTTTVSAPVAQKVASESGDKRVHVTLDGAHALVEKVATPVKASSEQDDASSGGTAQKHGSPELGA; encoded by the coding sequence ATGAATACCTGGTTATCGTGGTGGCGTGCCGATGAGCGTGTCGCTCTTGGCCTCCGTGCGCTGCTACGTCGTGGCACCCGCCTGAGTCATCACCTGTTCAGCATCGTCGGCGGTTGTGCCGTTCTGCTCGCGCTCGCCATCTGGCTGCTGCCCACGTGGCGCGGCACGCTCGCGGCGCGCATGATGCCCTTCGTTTCGGCTGCCGTGCAGGCCGGCCCGGCACGCCTGCTGCAAGGCAATCCGCTGCCGTCGCTCGCGCCGCCCAGCACGCCGGACAACGAACCGCTCGCCAGCAATGGCAACAATGCCGATGCCGGCGAAACGCCCACCGTGGCGCCCGCGCTGGTGCCCGACACGGGCGTGACGCCGCAAGGCTCGAACGGCACGGTGTCGCGTGTCGCGAGTTCGGTGTCCAACGGCGGCATCGCCACGCTCGACGCGGTCACGCTCAACGGTCTCGACCCGCGCGCGCTGCCGAGCGTCGGTTCGCTGGCGCGCATGATTCCGGCCCAGCGCATCACCCCCGACGCCCGCGACGACCGCGTGCTCGTTTCGGCGCGCGAACAGGCGCTCGTCGCCACGTATCTCTCGCGCCGCTATCGCGTGGCGCAGGAGCCCGTTGGCGAGCTCGTAAAGGCGGCGTTCGACACGGGGCGCGAAGTCGGTCTCGACCCGCTGCTGCTGCTCGCGGTCATGGCGATCGAATCGGGCTTCAACCCGTACGCCGAAAGCGGCGTGGGCGCACAAGGCCTGATGCAGGTCATGTCGAAGGTGCATTCGGACAAGTTCCAGTACTTCGGCGGCCAGAACGCGGCGCTCGATCCGCTCGCGAACATCAAGGTCGGCGCACTCGTGCTGAAGGATTGCATCGCACGCGGCGGCTCGCTGCCGGGCGGCTTGCGTCTGTACGTCGGGTCGACGTCGCCGGACGACGGCGGCTACGGCGCCAAGGTGATGGCCGAGCGCGGCCGGCTGCGCGACGTCGCCCGTGGCCGCAACGTGCCGATCAATGCGCCGCAGGCGCCGGTCACGACCACCGTCAGCGCGCCCGTCGCGCAGAAGGTGGCGAGCGAATCCGGCGACAAGCGTGTGCACGTGACGCTCGACGGCGCCCACGCGCTGGTCGAGAAGGTCGCGACGCCCGTGAAGGCTTCGTCCGAACAGGACGACGCCAGCAGCGGCGGCACGGCGCAAAAGCACGGCTCGCCCGAACTCGGCGCCTGA